The following coding sequences are from one Cenarchaeum symbiosum A window:
- a CDS encoding helicase (COG4889), translating to MTAAGENAEQFRLLIRDLHSQVTPQTAGRIGAEFERLTQYFLLHDRRYADKFSYVELWDEWRRKPGPDKGVDIVAGAGGEVWAIKCKFYDDNTKITARDILEFFEGVVIMLEYIPDKKVKLVLSTTALALADDVKKMLVDYEVETITRDIFETSRDVDWQKKRP from the coding sequence ATGACCGCAGCGGGCGAAAATGCCGAACAATTCAGGCTGTTGATAAGAGATTTGCATTCACAAGTTACCCCTCAGACAGCCGGTAGAATTGGTGCTGAATTTGAAAGGCTTACACAGTATTTTCTATTGCACGACAGAAGATATGCCGACAAATTCAGTTATGTGGAGTTGTGGGATGAGTGGCGGCGTAAACCGGGCCCTGACAAAGGCGTTGATATCGTGGCAGGGGCAGGCGGCGAGGTATGGGCGATTAAATGTAAATTTTATGACGACAATACAAAAATAACAGCAAGAGACATACTAGAGTTTTTTGAGGGCGTAGTGATCATGTTGGAATACATACCTGACAAAAAAGTAAAACTGGTCTTATCAACTACGGCTCTTGCATTGGCAGATGATGTAAAAAAAATGCTGGTTGATTATGAAGTTGAAACAATAACCAGGGATATTTTTGAAACAAGCCGGGATGTAGATTGGCAGAAAAAGCGCCCCTGA
- a CDS encoding superfamily II helicase (COG1204) gives MDETNEDVLNVDIVDIVDIIPQSVRNSAGGRENFQIINYKPGLKVGYGVDLEYIMENSDSEFLFRAKKFGIYGMFCERCEKMHLHVPTKYDLPDDEDMLKGQKRTIVNKCEQCVHDTIHQIDWVIKFNDDNSLSTLQYNIMKKPLSFSNYENKNINDEQMRVHEKIWGWKLFESDNVITVIGKNGYPEKKIEIGALLLFSDIIDSVDSYSKILKNMHTIYNLDGSDTELTIMNIYANMIWSCRAFTIDSIPYIVISYNEYHNMITIGALCMRNEKINDKQRFSRDFDNNIKWNLLGTNVEYVVDDGNTTKTHVYDGASWNPKKRIQVLFENPRKIIQIKLHSYINREQIKKMLKKCAANVDTPTYWNETYSYTEPEIFNGGGLPSNEINDIIHHIEYLYPGSGLTSTEKDRIKHVFKNAERRNHTFGLLHMVSTLRGFPLKGSLDEKMKIEMTEILKSNVDELFYNVEVDNCNRVTLAMYHWINEDTKDNIKNITGFQNDEITLMSSRGYLCNRLVTIAESMNRYDLVEELNALDVRISYGIKKELLPFVNINNMTRKRAMLLYSMGMTTLDSLRNISEEELAEIKGIGQKCAKSIKAYLQSDI, from the coding sequence ATGGATGAGACAAACGAAGACGTTTTGAATGTAGATATTGTAGATATTGTAGATATCATACCTCAATCTGTTAGAAACTCTGCAGGAGGGCGGGAGAATTTTCAAATAATAAACTATAAACCTGGTCTTAAAGTTGGATATGGAGTTGATTTGGAATATATAATGGAAAACTCTGATTCTGAATTTCTGTTTAGAGCAAAGAAATTTGGAATATATGGTATGTTTTGTGAAAGATGTGAAAAAATGCATCTTCATGTACCGACGAAATATGATCTTCCAGATGATGAAGATATGTTGAAAGGACAAAAAAGAACCATTGTTAATAAATGTGAACAATGCGTTCATGACACTATACATCAAATTGATTGGGTAATAAAATTCAATGATGATAATTCATTATCTACTTTACAATATAATATTATGAAAAAACCATTATCATTTAGTAATTATGAAAATAAAAATATCAATGATGAGCAGATGAGAGTACATGAAAAAATATGGGGATGGAAGTTATTTGAATCTGACAATGTTATAACAGTTATTGGTAAAAATGGCTATCCAGAAAAGAAAATTGAAATTGGAGCATTATTATTATTTTCCGATATTATAGACTCAGTAGACTCATATTCAAAAATATTGAAAAATATGCATACAATATACAATCTTGATGGATCTGATACTGAATTAACTATAATGAATATTTACGCAAACATGATTTGGAGTTGCAGAGCCTTTACAATCGATTCAATTCCGTATATAGTAATATCATACAATGAATATCATAACATGATCACAATAGGAGCTTTATGTATGAGAAACGAAAAGATAAATGACAAACAAAGATTCAGTAGAGATTTTGATAATAATATAAAATGGAATTTATTGGGAACCAATGTTGAATATGTAGTAGATGACGGAAACACTACGAAGACTCATGTATATGATGGGGCCAGTTGGAATCCCAAGAAACGAATTCAAGTTTTATTTGAAAACCCAAGAAAAATAATTCAAATAAAATTACATAGTTACATAAATAGAGAGCAAATTAAAAAAATGTTGAAAAAATGTGCTGCAAATGTCGATACTCCTACATATTGGAATGAGACCTATTCATACACAGAACCAGAAATATTCAATGGCGGTGGATTACCATCGAATGAGATAAATGATATAATTCATCATATTGAATATCTATATCCAGGTAGTGGATTAACATCGACTGAAAAAGACCGAATTAAGCATGTGTTTAAGAATGCTGAACGCAGAAACCACACATTTGGATTACTTCACATGGTTAGTACACTACGCGGATTTCCATTAAAAGGATCATTAGATGAAAAAATGAAAATTGAAATGACGGAAATATTGAAATCTAATGTTGATGAACTGTTCTACAATGTTGAAGTCGATAACTGCAACCGTGTCACGCTTGCCATGTATCATTGGATTAATGAAGATACAAAGGATAATATAAAAAACATCACTGGTTTCCAAAATGATGAGATAACTCTTATGAGTTCAAGAGGATATCTTTGTAACAGATTGGTAACTATTGCTGAATCCATGAACAGATATGACTTGGTGGAAGAACTGAATGCACTAGATGTTCGTATAAGTTACGGCATAAAAAAAGAATTATTACCGTTTGTGAACATCAATAATATGACTAGAAAACGCGCCATGTTGCTTTATTCTATGGGTATGACTACTTTAGATTCATTACGAAATATCTCGGAAGAAGAACTTGCAGAAATAAAAGGAATAGGGCAGAAATGTGCAAAATCAATAAAAGCATACTTACAGAGTGATATCTGA
- a CDS encoding restriction endonuclease (COG3587), translating to MMTLKEYQRVALGRFEEWYVKLKEQADVSTKLKNDNIPGMEDYPRRTWKEIMGDEDARYVSMKNGVQKPIPNICFKVPTGGGKTLMAAAAIRRMGYSTGLVVWMVISNAIYKQTLLQLNDKKSLIRKELDIASGNAVKILEKNDRLNRQDVENQLCILILMKQSTAMNDETFLKLHRDSGSYLSFFPPADDPVNEKFLAMNPTLAKNRVSEIPVQSLANVIRLSRPVVILDESHKTKTRPDVRDKIVSYVEDLNPRMVLEFSATPVGERSNILVNVSGKDMDKEEMLKLPIKITTKRNSVGWKNILKDAYEKLCDLQDEADKEEKRYIRPIMLIRVERTGKDQRNAGYIHADDVREYMKTLVPEQEIAIKSHENDGLKDSDLMSGTCPIRYIITKSALQEGWDCPFAYVLVILDNLTSKTTMTQMLGRVLRQPNQKNTENQELDRCYVYCRMVDSGKIVGYVKSALEDGGLNGISGQIHTENSRGTGRISIRPTVNRPICLPKVTHSNGRSWTELDYDRHILAEIDWNSIGAPSKKILKDMEPSSLAQTDIVGLENEHISEDADTWKDGRVVSLFDLVQGISDEIPNPWQAARIMSDVLRSLKRIGRTEPEIFRMRDRIIEVVRDHVNEIVAGNAEDIFRKKTKAGTIRFNLEVSDGTFCFKDTYDIPLDDKPKPQIREDGKLMQRNLFDPMYEDQFDSDSETQFACYLDETESLKWWHRVAARGRGEYYLRGWKRDRIFPDFIAMSGTDGEKQLFRVYEIKGTHLDNPDSAYKKDVLEVLEGSMNKYGIVSINDGSMEGEFEMIMDRDVRQEGEKIRAENHRRASRKRSKT from the coding sequence ATGATGACGTTAAAGGAATATCAAAGGGTCGCACTCGGTAGATTTGAAGAATGGTATGTTAAACTCAAAGAACAGGCAGATGTGAGCACCAAACTTAAAAATGATAACATACCTGGCATGGAGGACTATCCGCGCCGCACATGGAAAGAGATTATGGGTGATGAGGATGCAAGATATGTTAGCATGAAGAACGGTGTACAAAAACCAATACCGAACATATGTTTCAAAGTGCCTACAGGCGGTGGCAAGACTCTCATGGCAGCAGCAGCCATAAGGCGCATGGGATATTCCACTGGGCTGGTTGTGTGGATGGTCATAAGCAATGCGATATACAAACAGACACTTTTACAACTGAATGATAAAAAGAGTCTCATACGCAAGGAACTGGACATTGCAAGCGGCAACGCCGTCAAAATACTTGAAAAGAACGACCGATTGAATAGGCAGGATGTGGAGAACCAGTTATGTATCCTCATCCTCATGAAACAGTCTACTGCAATGAATGATGAGACGTTTCTAAAACTACACCGCGATTCTGGCTCTTATCTCAGTTTCTTTCCACCTGCAGACGACCCTGTAAATGAAAAATTCCTAGCCATGAATCCCACACTGGCAAAAAATCGGGTTAGTGAAATACCAGTCCAAAGCTTGGCAAACGTAATTAGACTGTCACGCCCGGTAGTCATACTGGACGAGTCCCACAAGACCAAGACTCGGCCTGACGTACGGGATAAGATAGTATCATACGTGGAAGACCTAAATCCTCGTATGGTATTAGAATTCTCGGCCACCCCCGTGGGGGAGAGAAGTAACATACTGGTCAACGTGTCCGGAAAGGACATGGACAAGGAAGAGATGCTAAAGCTCCCGATAAAGATAACAACAAAGAGAAACAGTGTGGGCTGGAAAAATATCCTCAAAGATGCATATGAGAAGCTATGTGATTTACAGGACGAAGCTGACAAGGAGGAAAAACGTTACATAAGACCTATAATGCTAATACGTGTGGAACGCACGGGAAAAGACCAGCGTAACGCCGGATACATACATGCAGATGACGTGAGGGAGTACATGAAAACACTTGTTCCAGAACAAGAGATAGCAATCAAATCACATGAAAACGACGGCCTCAAGGACAGTGACCTCATGTCGGGCACCTGCCCCATCCGGTATATCATAACAAAGAGTGCTCTTCAGGAGGGCTGGGACTGCCCGTTCGCGTATGTTCTTGTAATATTGGACAATCTTACCAGCAAGACTACCATGACTCAGATGCTTGGAAGGGTGCTCCGGCAGCCTAACCAGAAGAACACGGAGAATCAAGAACTGGATCGGTGTTATGTATACTGCAGGATGGTGGACAGTGGAAAGATAGTCGGTTACGTAAAGTCTGCCCTGGAGGACGGCGGACTTAATGGCATATCTGGTCAGATACACACTGAGAATAGCCGCGGCACAGGCCGGATATCAATAAGACCTACTGTAAACAGGCCCATATGCCTGCCCAAAGTAACACACAGTAACGGCAGGTCATGGACCGAGCTTGACTATGACCGGCACATACTAGCTGAGATAGACTGGAATAGCATAGGCGCTCCGAGTAAAAAAATATTAAAGGACATGGAGCCTTCCAGCCTGGCACAAACTGATATAGTGGGCCTAGAAAACGAGCATATCTCTGAGGATGCAGATACATGGAAGGACGGAAGGGTTGTATCACTTTTCGACCTTGTGCAGGGAATATCTGACGAGATACCAAACCCCTGGCAGGCGGCCAGAATTATGTCCGACGTGTTGCGTTCGCTGAAAAGGATTGGCCGTACCGAGCCCGAGATATTCCGAATGAGGGACCGCATAATAGAGGTGGTAAGAGACCATGTAAATGAAATAGTGGCTGGAAATGCAGAGGATATATTCCGTAAAAAAACCAAGGCAGGAACAATACGCTTCAATTTGGAAGTGTCTGATGGAACATTTTGTTTCAAGGATACATATGATATACCGTTGGATGACAAGCCTAAACCGCAGATAAGGGAAGATGGAAAACTCATGCAGAGGAACCTCTTTGACCCCATGTATGAGGACCAGTTTGACAGTGACAGCGAGACACAGTTTGCATGTTATTTGGACGAGACTGAATCATTGAAATGGTGGCACCGTGTGGCGGCAAGGGGGCGCGGTGAATACTACCTGCGGGGCTGGAAACGGGACAGGATATTTCCCGATTTCATAGCCATGTCTGGAACAGACGGCGAGAAACAGTTGTTCCGGGTGTATGAGATAAAGGGAACACATCTGGATAATCCCGACAGTGCCTACAAAAAAGACGTATTAGAAGTGTTGGAAGGTTCCATGAACAAGTATGGTATAGTGAGCATAAACGACGGTTCAATGGAAGGGGAGTTTGAGATGATAATGGACAGAGATGTAAGACAAGAGGGTGAAAAAATTAGAGCTGAGAATCACAGACGCGCATCCCGTAAGAGATCCAAGACCTGA
- a CDS encoding integrase (COG0582) — protein MPRQDDADILGRIPEDGQATVDEILDVFGDQLAEKHGDGVREAVEGALNRGFRHGVVARRRGCTAPLGFTTLPSIARWTRQLRGSRHEHSKNISSTRRQYLLRVCDFNKWINGRTFEVWGLRQGAGGLESAPASESFANVEQLLNMTKNPLVDGKAAAAIVTDFLADGRHEGKSLSYMRLYMAAIQSYFKLNGQPLQLYFNPKSNHQKTNHEQSMSIKDVMALMTTGGPSLLEKAVFLSKWHRGLDVSTLTDRFNYEAMPQLVEYFQSENPQLWDPGLCPVPIKLARVKTDFEHTGFLDRDAISAIQDYLRVRGPVGEGGPLFINKKGGPITERWLYHSFRSLCERSGLTEHAVVNGRKMYRVDSHEFRDLLKSTLIAAGCRPDVADHVIGHKRGDSYEKQAELYPENFREEYAKASGRINVFSRFAEIVDGGDPGSIRAELQAAKEILRRLGVPCTGAESGGFSRGPAGREPEGGLEFCCISCELIHGETACPSCGSRQRRIYRS, from the coding sequence ATGCCCCGGCAGGACGATGCAGACATTCTGGGGCGCATACCCGAGGACGGGCAGGCCACCGTAGACGAGATACTAGACGTGTTCGGGGACCAGCTGGCCGAAAAGCACGGGGACGGGGTGCGCGAAGCCGTCGAGGGGGCGCTCAACAGGGGCTTCCGGCACGGCGTGGTGGCAAGGCGGCGCGGATGCACCGCGCCGCTCGGCTTTACCACCCTGCCGTCAATCGCCCGCTGGACAAGGCAGCTGCGCGGCTCCAGGCACGAGCACAGCAAAAACATCTCGTCGACTAGAAGGCAGTACCTGCTGAGGGTGTGCGATTTCAACAAATGGATCAACGGGCGGACGTTTGAGGTATGGGGCCTCCGGCAGGGGGCCGGGGGCCTGGAGTCCGCCCCGGCCAGCGAGTCATTTGCAAACGTCGAGCAGCTCCTCAACATGACCAAGAATCCGCTTGTCGACGGCAAGGCTGCAGCCGCAATAGTGACGGACTTTCTCGCCGATGGCCGGCACGAGGGCAAGAGCCTCTCGTACATGAGGCTCTACATGGCCGCGATACAGTCGTATTTCAAGCTCAACGGCCAGCCCCTCCAGCTCTACTTTAACCCCAAATCCAACCATCAAAAGACCAACCACGAGCAGAGCATGTCCATAAAGGACGTGATGGCCCTGATGACCACCGGCGGGCCGTCTCTTCTGGAGAAGGCAGTGTTTCTATCCAAGTGGCACAGGGGCCTTGACGTCTCAACCCTCACAGACCGGTTCAACTATGAGGCCATGCCGCAGCTTGTCGAATACTTTCAGAGTGAGAACCCCCAGCTGTGGGACCCGGGCCTGTGCCCCGTGCCCATCAAGCTGGCCCGGGTCAAGACAGATTTCGAGCACACGGGGTTCCTGGACAGGGATGCCATATCCGCGATACAGGACTATCTGCGGGTCAGGGGGCCCGTGGGGGAGGGCGGGCCCCTGTTCATAAACAAAAAGGGCGGGCCGATAACGGAGCGGTGGCTGTACCATTCATTCCGGTCGCTGTGCGAGAGATCCGGGCTTACCGAGCACGCGGTCGTCAATGGAAGAAAGATGTACCGGGTGGACAGCCACGAGTTCAGGGACCTGTTAAAGTCAACCCTCATAGCAGCCGGGTGCCGGCCCGACGTGGCGGACCACGTGATAGGGCACAAGCGCGGGGATTCATACGAAAAGCAGGCGGAGCTCTACCCCGAGAACTTCCGGGAGGAGTATGCAAAGGCGTCAGGCAGGATAAACGTATTCAGCCGGTTTGCGGAGATCGTCGACGGGGGCGATCCCGGCTCCATCAGGGCGGAGCTGCAGGCTGCAAAAGAGATCCTCCGGAGGCTCGGGGTGCCCTGCACCGGGGCGGAGAGTGGGGGGTTCTCCCGCGGGCCCGCCGGCCGGGAGCCGGAAGGCGGGCTTGAGTTTTGCTGCATCTCGTGCGAGCTCATCCACGGGGAGACGGCGTGCCCTTCATGCGGATCGCGGCAGCGGCGGATCTACAGATCATAG
- a CDS encoding DNA modification methylase (COG0863): MKNTVRSNIDNHQELARMNKMGINEVNIDGNTLKLANGFEECERIANDSIDVLITDPPSNTYYHFLDKIVPSRISNRGMLHPMPINPAKRFGSELLASNWVNFVLPKIRKRVIIFSLFETKNYIQELKKLGFNNLKLFLWEKSSLFDDHIVTGSEHIIVGEKTNNEFKENFIEFKYRSSLSEYVMYPEQKPLQLIEKSIKHFTDINDSILDPFGGSGTTMLASMKTGRKSTTFEWDECVYNMAKCRVGNYPLILAMSRANENLDIRNDNDIYRSRMHNVFQVPLNYLG, encoded by the coding sequence ATGAAAAATACAGTTAGATCTAATATTGATAATCATCAGGAATTGGCGCGCATGAACAAAATGGGTATAAATGAAGTAAACATTGATGGGAATACTCTCAAACTTGCAAATGGTTTTGAGGAATGCGAAAGAATAGCAAATGATTCAATAGATGTACTTATCACTGATCCTCCTTCTAATACTTATTATCATTTTTTAGATAAAATAGTTCCAAGTCGTATATCTAACCGTGGAATGCTGCACCCAATGCCAATAAATCCAGCCAAACGGTTTGGGAGTGAATTATTGGCATCGAACTGGGTTAATTTTGTATTGCCAAAAATTAGGAAACGTGTTATCATATTTTCATTATTTGAAACTAAAAATTATATTCAAGAATTAAAAAAACTTGGTTTTAACAATTTAAAGCTATTTCTATGGGAGAAATCCAGTCTGTTCGACGATCATATAGTAACTGGGAGTGAGCACATAATTGTTGGAGAAAAAACAAATAATGAATTCAAGGAAAATTTTATAGAATTCAAATATAGATCGTCCTTATCAGAATATGTAATGTATCCAGAGCAAAAACCGTTACAGCTAATAGAAAAATCAATCAAACATTTTACTGATATCAATGATTCCATATTAGATCCATTCGGTGGGTCCGGTACTACAATGCTCGCATCCATGAAAACCGGTAGAAAATCAACTACATTTGAATGGGATGAGTGTGTGTATAATATGGCAAAATGTAGAGTTGGAAATTATCCTCTTATATTAGCAATGTCCAGAGCAAACGAAAACCTTGATATACGTAACGATAATGATATTTATCGATCACGGATGCATAATGTGTTCCAAGTTCCTTTGAACTATCTAGGATAA
- a CDS encoding conserved hypothetical protein (COG3465): MSLELAQFIKYLEEHGLFDFVILGDSDPALDNQIKLQKHVFFAQLFGLNFDLDYDIYMSGPHSTLLSKKYFELAENRGKLYDPVISRIPESFKVGEFTKLVKGRDIYWLSVAAMLADRCLRVSNREQLVGAIERCTAKVSQKQISDILQVLECAQLIKYKNPPDTPEPDIFTKLKSLDAADSAEIEKIWMTVYAAVERLRTELKKPKAAFTELDETN, from the coding sequence ATGTCACTTGAGCTGGCACAGTTTATCAAATACCTTGAGGAACACGGGCTGTTTGATTTTGTAATACTGGGAGATAGTGATCCGGCGCTTGACAATCAAATAAAACTCCAAAAACACGTCTTTTTTGCGCAGCTGTTTGGCCTAAATTTCGATCTTGATTATGACATATACATGAGCGGTCCACACTCTACACTGTTATCGAAAAAATATTTTGAACTGGCAGAGAACCGCGGAAAGCTGTATGATCCGGTGATTTCCCGCATTCCAGAATCTTTCAAGGTAGGTGAATTCACAAAGCTAGTCAAAGGCAGGGATATTTATTGGCTAAGCGTTGCCGCAATGTTGGCCGATCGGTGCCTGAGGGTTTCTAACAGAGAACAACTCGTAGGGGCGATAGAGCGCTGCACGGCAAAAGTATCGCAAAAGCAAATTTCGGACATACTGCAGGTGTTGGAGTGTGCACAACTAATCAAATACAAAAACCCCCCCGACACCCCTGAGCCGGACATATTTACAAAATTAAAGAGCCTTGACGCGGCTGATTCAGCAGAGATAGAAAAAATATGGATGACCGTGTATGCTGCTGTGGAGAGGCTACGAACAGAATTGAAGAAACCAAAAGCTGCATTTACCGAGCTCGACGAGACTAACTAG
- a CDS encoding transposase (COG3293) encodes MREITYTGRRKMHGNNTLVVASTSGITQGISMSVGARMVDAGLLEKYLPELRTLFPSIFDPKTPKNRRYEIFLDKGFVGAEKHFPGSTVRNPKKRSKYRELTADEERGNLAVSKIRIKVEHRIGRLKRYQSISGKFRDPANEFNKNIRVVAGIENLRVVWKLGLISHLFPAAMAA; translated from the coding sequence ATGAGGGAAATTACGTACACAGGCAGGAGGAAGATGCACGGAAACAACACATTGGTCGTGGCCAGCACGTCGGGCATAACACAGGGGATCAGTATGAGTGTAGGGGCCAGGATGGTGGACGCTGGGTTGCTCGAGAAGTATCTGCCGGAGCTCCGCACCCTGTTCCCGTCGATCTTTGATCCGAAGACTCCCAAGAACAGGAGGTATGAGATATTCCTCGACAAGGGGTTCGTGGGAGCCGAAAAGCATTTTCCGGGATCCACAGTCAGAAATCCAAAGAAGAGATCAAAATACCGCGAGTTGACGGCAGATGAGGAGCGGGGAAACCTGGCTGTAAGCAAGATCAGAATCAAGGTGGAGCACCGGATAGGTCGCCTCAAGCGCTATCAGTCCATATCGGGCAAGTTCCGTGACCCGGCAAACGAGTTCAACAAGAACATCCGGGTGGTCGCTGGCATCGAGAACCTGCGCGTAGTGTGGAAGCTGGGCCTGATATCACATTTATTTCCGGCTGCAATGGCAGCCTGA
- a CDS encoding adenine specific DNA methylase (COG2189) — protein MKKSYNPQKDSDNMIIHGNNLDALKSLLPNYRSRINCIYIDPPYNTGSNNWKYTDNVDHPVFKSWLNKEIGIEDMSRHEKWLCMMWPRLQILKELLTDDGIIFISIDDNEYHHLRVMMDDMFGEDNFIATCVWEGGLKNDSKYFSVSHDYILCYSKKKSLLSDKGTRWRHKKDGIDKIYKQVEHLRKQYKDNYRKISSELKTWYKSLPKNDPAFKHRHYNEVDKRGLYFPGDISWPGGGGPDYEVIHPITKKPVKVPVRGWLNPDKNVMEQQIADNRIHFGDDETTVPKIKRYLHETESKVMASVIYKDRRAAKQMLDKILSYNEFENPKDVSVIKDLISMVTPSDGIILDSFAGSGTTAQAVLELNKEDGGNRRFILVELEDYADKITAERVRRVIKGVPGVNDDNLKKGLGGSFTYYTLGKAMDKEKMLKGDLPEYKNLAAYLLYKVGIPTDGIRIEQTASSLFYKDVDTDYYLLYTPNVEMLRGNDCTLTEGRIKKIEKRGRNAVVFAPDANMSQLDLAKRKIEFSRIPYPVDGG, from the coding sequence ATGAAAAAATCCTACAATCCCCAGAAAGACTCCGACAATATGATAATTCATGGGAACAATCTTGATGCACTAAAGTCCCTTCTACCTAACTACCGCAGTAGAATAAACTGTATCTATATCGACCCACCTTACAATACAGGAAGTAATAATTGGAAATACACGGATAACGTGGACCATCCAGTGTTTAAATCATGGCTGAATAAGGAAATTGGGATAGAAGATATGTCCCGACATGAAAAGTGGCTTTGTATGATGTGGCCCAGACTGCAAATACTAAAGGAACTTTTAACGGATGATGGAATAATATTCATATCGATAGATGACAACGAATATCATCATCTCAGGGTTATGATGGATGACATGTTTGGAGAAGACAATTTCATTGCAACTTGTGTCTGGGAAGGTGGTTTGAAAAATGATTCAAAATATTTTTCCGTATCCCATGATTACATATTGTGCTATTCAAAGAAGAAATCTCTATTGAGTGATAAAGGCACTCGCTGGAGACATAAAAAAGATGGAATTGACAAGATATACAAACAGGTGGAACATTTGAGAAAACAATACAAGGACAATTACAGAAAAATCTCTTCAGAATTAAAAACATGGTACAAATCACTTCCAAAGAACGATCCGGCGTTTAAACACAGACATTACAACGAAGTTGACAAGAGGGGATTATATTTTCCAGGTGACATCTCTTGGCCGGGTGGAGGGGGCCCTGACTATGAAGTCATACATCCTATAACGAAAAAACCTGTCAAAGTACCTGTGAGGGGGTGGCTTAATCCGGATAAAAATGTCATGGAACAGCAGATTGCCGATAATCGAATTCACTTTGGGGATGATGAGACGACAGTGCCCAAGATCAAGAGATATCTACATGAAACAGAGTCAAAGGTTATGGCGAGTGTCATATACAAGGACAGACGGGCAGCAAAGCAGATGCTAGATAAAATACTGTCGTATAATGAATTTGAAAACCCCAAGGATGTATCTGTGATAAAGGATTTGATCAGCATGGTAACCCCGTCCGACGGCATAATACTGGACTCATTCGCAGGCTCCGGAACCACCGCTCAAGCCGTGCTTGAATTAAACAAAGAAGATGGAGGAAACCGCAGGTTTATACTAGTTGAACTAGAAGACTATGCTGACAAAATAACCGCTGAACGTGTTCGCAGGGTTATCAAGGGCGTACCCGGTGTCAATGATGACAACCTCAAAAAGGGCCTTGGAGGCTCGTTTACATATTATACATTGGGGAAGGCAATGGATAAGGAAAAAATGCTAAAAGGAGATCTGCCTGAGTACAAGAATCTGGCAGCCTATCTATTATACAAGGTTGGTATACCCACTGACGGTATTCGTATAGAACAGACAGCAAGCAGTCTATTTTACAAGGACGTCGACACCGATTATTATCTGTTGTACACACCCAATGTGGAAATGTTAAGAGGAAATGATTGCACGTTGACAGAAGGACGGATAAAGAAGATAGAAAAAAGGGGAAGGAACGCAGTGGTCTTCGCACCTGATGCAAACATGTCACAGCTGGACCTTGCAAAGAGAAAGATAGAATTTTCAAGGATACCATATCCGGTGGATGGTGGATGA